A part of Paenibacillus sp. IHBB 10380 genomic DNA contains:
- a CDS encoding FAD-dependent oxidoreductase, with the protein MANVKCEEKIGIIGAGISGVTTAYQLAKKGYTNITILEKDDRVGGKCHSIEYKGKTYEMGTLIGLPSYKNTMKLMEEFDLMDEGPLLERGFFDIHGRKTSQIPMDQMQVFIEEFKRLPDILSQYETLKEPGFLHLPKELCQPFSSWCEENELSVINQVYMHYFSTFGFGSIHDVPAAYVLKFLSYDNLMSFIEITHMITWPKGVSELIKRMADQVEDLRLTCEVLHMEQEENGKIRVETSQDILYFDKVIYTASLHHISHMVHLSPTDKTLFERIIYERFRVYAYRVEGIPELSGYIPDNMYPDRKGHMMAWYYRWADLGATDLVTVYVVENEAMTDQQMRETVEKKLRELGGENIRLYMMKTWKQFPHVDSVALREGFYEQLDQMQGRNNIYYAGEIMNFPTLENCIVYAKYLVERFF; encoded by the coding sequence ATGGCAAATGTGAAGTGTGAAGAGAAGATTGGTATCATCGGTGCCGGAATTTCTGGTGTTACTACTGCCTATCAGTTAGCGAAAAAGGGATATACTAACATCACCATCCTAGAGAAAGATGATCGAGTAGGTGGAAAGTGTCATTCGATCGAGTACAAAGGAAAAACATATGAAATGGGTACTCTTATCGGTCTACCATCCTATAAAAATACGATGAAACTCATGGAGGAATTTGACCTCATGGACGAGGGGCCTCTATTGGAACGAGGATTTTTCGATATTCATGGGAGGAAAACTTCGCAGATTCCAATGGATCAGATGCAGGTTTTTATTGAGGAATTCAAACGGCTGCCGGATATTTTGAGCCAATATGAGACTCTAAAAGAGCCGGGTTTTCTGCATTTACCAAAGGAATTGTGTCAGCCTTTTTCATCATGGTGCGAAGAAAATGAATTGTCTGTCATTAATCAGGTATATATGCACTACTTTAGTACTTTTGGATTTGGTAGTATTCATGATGTGCCTGCCGCGTACGTTTTGAAATTTCTGAGTTACGATAATCTAATGTCCTTTATCGAAATTACCCACATGATTACATGGCCCAAGGGAGTCAGTGAACTGATAAAACGCATGGCAGACCAAGTAGAGGATCTACGACTGACTTGTGAAGTGCTCCATATGGAGCAAGAAGAAAACGGTAAGATAAGGGTGGAAACAAGCCAAGATATCCTATATTTTGATAAAGTTATTTATACGGCTTCCTTGCACCATATCAGTCACATGGTTCATTTGTCTCCGACGGACAAGACATTATTCGAGAGGATTATCTATGAGCGATTTAGGGTATACGCCTACAGGGTGGAAGGTATTCCAGAGCTTTCTGGATATATTCCCGACAACATGTATCCTGACCGAAAGGGACATATGATGGCTTGGTATTATCGGTGGGCAGATCTGGGAGCTACAGATTTGGTTACCGTTTATGTGGTGGAGAATGAAGCGATGACAGATCAGCAGATGCGAGAGACGGTAGAGAAAAAACTTCGGGAGCTTGGAGGAGAGAACATTCGTCTGTACATGATGAAGACGTGGAAACAATTTCCCCATGTAGATTCTGTTGCCCTGCGTGAAGGTTTTTATGAGCAACTTGATCAGATGCAGGGAAGAAACAATATCTACTATGCTGGAGAAATTATGAATTTTCCCACCCTTGAGAATTGTATCGTTTATGCGAAATACTTGGTAGAACGATTTTTTTGA
- a CDS encoding DUF5692 family protein: MFLFESIPWYSALMWLAVLAGLMFVNEIARRSKWISIFLFLVLPIILTLAVWPNTAGEGSSVGTWFHWVKVYSALAGCLGFLAIRFVKGWSTNKYLLMFPAIILAVNILEAVIRDFQVYSLNGMVDGVMMVGGPWNIMNGVAGILNIITISGWMGIIISKDKYKDMLWPDQLWFWIIAYDIWNFAYVYNAVSDHAFYAGAALLISCTIPAFFFRKGAWLQHRAQTLAIWMMFTMSFPMFVGESKFAVQSSHSETALWVVGSLSLAANIAVFVYHFYKISKHKRNPLQVEVYTDLAAYKAIAENN, translated from the coding sequence ATGTTTTTATTTGAATCCATACCTTGGTACTCTGCTCTAATGTGGTTAGCAGTACTTGCTGGCTTAATGTTTGTAAATGAAATAGCTCGTAGGAGTAAATGGATTTCGATTTTTTTGTTTTTAGTATTACCGATTATTCTTACCTTGGCGGTTTGGCCAAATACAGCAGGTGAAGGCTCCAGCGTTGGAACGTGGTTTCACTGGGTAAAAGTTTATTCTGCATTGGCAGGATGTCTAGGTTTCTTAGCCATCAGATTTGTTAAAGGTTGGAGTACTAACAAGTATCTTTTGATGTTCCCAGCAATTATATTGGCAGTCAACATTCTGGAAGCTGTTATTCGTGATTTCCAAGTGTATAGTTTGAATGGTATGGTAGATGGCGTTATGATGGTTGGAGGACCTTGGAACATCATGAATGGGGTCGCAGGTATTCTGAACATTATTACGATTTCTGGTTGGATGGGTATTATCATTAGTAAAGACAAGTATAAAGATATGTTGTGGCCTGACCAACTTTGGTTCTGGATTATTGCCTATGATATTTGGAACTTTGCCTATGTGTATAATGCTGTATCCGATCACGCCTTCTATGCAGGCGCAGCATTGTTAATTTCATGTACAATTCCTGCATTTTTCTTCAGAAAAGGTGCTTGGTTACAACATCGTGCACAGACTTTGGCTATTTGGATGATGTTTACCATGTCTTTCCCAATGTTTGTCGGGGAGTCCAAGTTTGCCGTGCAATCATCTCACAGCGAAACAGCCTTATGGGTTGTGGGTAGTTTATCCTTAGCTGCTAATATTGCTGTGTTTGTATATCACTTCTACAAAATATCTAAGCATAAACGTAATCCGCTTCAAGTGGAAGTATATACAGATTTAGCTGCTTACAAAGCCATTGCAGAAAACAACTGA